Proteins encoded by one window of Primulina huaijiensis isolate GDHJ02 chromosome 1, ASM1229523v2, whole genome shotgun sequence:
- the LOC140984445 gene encoding ATP-dependent helicase BRM-like isoform X1 encodes MQSGGGPQQGGGGHGRSTAPSASASPSSSSSAAFDHQQQQRQSLQQQFLRRTEGNTALLAYQAGNINGALAGANVLASGSMQLPQQSRKLIDPGQQHAPPNIQDQGHNRIQGAEQQMLNPFQHTYLQHAFQAAQPKSTLGMQSQQQMKPGISGPLVKDEDMRMKNMIQVGNLSPASTSKKSSEQVVDGEKPADHNQRSISSEPRSSYPARLGQTMSSASMLGPHTQQNFMKMTNNPMAAQMQALQSLALEHNIDLSNPANANVIAQLIPLMQSRMVAQQKANDSNISIQSASFPKPNSTSMQVASESSPHANSSSDVSGQSGSSKVRQVLSSSMGVTSSAALVDNSSNLSLQQFSAHVKDNQLTPRQPNIVGSGMPLFHPMQSPGNSSQGVESLMLAKASSISEASQAQYARKANQSPRKSVTPSSDGEVGNLSTPAGGPFPQMRQSHVGFTKQQLHVLKAQILAFRRLKAFSFALQKGDSTLPRELLQAISPPPLDLKIQQVLPPPGTASKDRSTGECVDEHVKSMESTEKVPQVVALAAGAGKVKEEVLRDVKATSSAANTQNTTPETKVSRSVVPRGKEEHQDEGFSGKLEHGTDLGTQTPPIRSDVTVDRDKAVASKPVVSETIQVKKPIQASNATQPKDTGSARKYHGPLFDFPVFTRKHDTLGSSMMNNNNNLVLAYDIKDLFSEEGGEICKRRRAEKIGKIEKLLSVNLERKKFKPDLVIRLQIESKKLQLVDLQARLRDEIEQQQIEIMAMPDRPYRKFVRLCERQRLELNRQSQASQKAVREKQLKSIFQWRKKLLEAHWIIRDARIARNRGVHKYHEKMLREFSKRKDDGRDKRMEALKNNDVERYREMLLEQQTNINGEAAERYAVLSSFLTQTEEYLHKLGSKITAAKNLQEVEEAGSSAVAAARAQGLSEEEVRAAAACAREEVMIRNRFTEMNAPKENTSVNKYYNLAHAVSERVTRQPSMLRAGTLRDYQLVGLQWMLSLYNNKLNGILADEMGLGKTVQVMSLIAYLMEFKGNYGPHLIIVPNAVLVNWKSEFHIWLPTVSCIFYVGGKDQRAKLFSQEVLAMKFNVLVTTYEFIMYDRSKLSKVDWKYIIIDEAQRMKDRESVLARDLDRYRCQRRLLLTGTPLQNDLKELWSLLNLLLPEVFDNRKAFHDWFSQPFQKEGPTHNAEDDWLETEKKVIVIHRLHQILEPFMLRRRVEDVEGSLPPKVSIVLKCRMSSIQSVIYDWIKSTGTLRVDPEDEKLKVQKNPIYQPKVYKTLNNRCMELRKSCNHPLLNYPYFSDISKDFLVRSCGKLWVLDRVLIKLHRTGHRVLLFSTMTKLLDIVEEYLQWRRLVFRRIDGTTSLEDRESAIMDFNSPDTDCFIFLLSIRAAGRGLNLQSADTVIIYDPDPNPKNEEQAVARAHRIGQTREVKVIYMEAVVDKIPSHQKEDEIRSEGAVDSDDDLAGKDRYMGSIESLIRNNIQQYKIDMADEVINAGRFDQRTTHEERRLTLETLLHDEERYQETVHDVPSLHEVNRMIARSDAEVELFDQMDEELDWTEDMTRYDQVPKWLRASTKEVNTTISNLSKKSSKNVFYGGGVGLESSDIVHETERKRGRPKRKVPIYTELDDEEEEFSEASSEDRNRYSVQGVGETGDFEDDESTGAPRLNNVQSEEESPVSADGYQSQRALESIRNNHALDEAGSSGSSSHSQRLLRMVSSSASSQKFGSLSALDDRSNSRSKKSVDELEEGEIAASGDSHIDHQQSGSWIQDRDEGEDEQVLQPKIKRKRSIRYRPRPADRLGEKYIKKSSLRHENRSQLQFQVEGRNAFQERDERAHNVGEPSSLKTDKNDLSMKNRSSLPSRKTSKAKLHGSMKSGAVNYVSTPDYTQEQPREKWDNKLKRPTGSGYKMSEVIQRKCKNVISKLQRRIDKEGHQIIPLLTELWKRIENSNPVGGAGNNLLDFRRIDLRVDKSEYSGVMELVSDVQLVLKCGLQYYGFSYEVRSEAKKVHDLFFDILKIAFPDTDFREARNSMSFSGPISTPASASRQMLASQTKRQKLVKDVDSDNGHFQKPQTRAAIHTLEDTKTRSYMTQKELRLGSSSSRELSQQDNAHPFTHPGDFVICKKKRKDREKSAVKAGNRSAGPLSPIGLGLNIKSPSSFSGTKDMGLMQQIGAQQSRAALSPQQGNSGGSAVGWANPVKRMRTDAGKRRPSHL; translated from the exons ATGCAATCTGGCGGTGGGCCCCAGCAAGGCGGCGGCGGACATGGACGGAGCACTGCCCCTTCAGCCTCTGCTTCGCCATCCTCGTCTTCATCTGCCGCATTTGATCACCAGCAGCAACAAAGACAG TCATTGCAGCAACAATTTCTGAGGAGAACCGAAGGGAATACTGCCCTTTTAGCCTACCAAGCTGGCAATATTAATGGGGCCCTTGCTGGAGCAAATGTTTTGGCATCTGGATCCATGCAATTACCTCAGCAATCCAGGAAGTTAATTGATCCGGGCCAACAGCACGCCCCTCCTAATATTCAAGACCAGGGTCACAATAGGATTCAAGGTGCTGAACAACAGATGTTGAATCCTTTCCAACATACTTACTTGCAACATGCCTTTCAGGCTGCACAACCGAAATCAACCTTAGGGATGCAATCCCAGCAGCAGATGAAACCAGGGATATCTGGTCCTCTTGTCAAAGATGAAGATATGCGGATGAAAAATATGATCCAAGTTGGGAATCTGTCTCCGGCATCCACCTCCAAAAAATCATCTGAGCAGGTCGTTGACGGTGAGAAACCAGCAGATCATAATCAGCGGTCCATATCAAGCGAACCAAGATCTAGTTATCCTGCACGTCTTGGTCAAACAATGTCATCAGCATCAATGCTGGGGCCACATACCCAgcaaaatttcatgaaaatgaCTAACAACCCCATGGCTGCACAAATGCAAGCCTTGCAGTCTTTGGCGCTCGAGCACAATATTGACCTGTCTAATCCTGCAAATGCAAATGTGATCGCTCAACTAATTCCCCTTATGCAATCCAGAATGGTTGCTCAGCAAAAAGCAAATGACAGCAATATCAGTATTCAATCTGCATCTTTTCCAAAACCTAACAGTACTTCAATGCAAGTTGCAAGCGAAAGTTCACCCCATGCTAATTCCTCGAGCGATGTATCTGGGCAGTCTGGATCTTCAAAAGTTAGGCAGGTTTTGTCTAGTAGTATGGGTGTGACTTCTAGTGCTGCTCTGGTTGACAATTCTAGCAACCTATCACTGCAGCAGTTCTCTGCACATGTTAAAGATAACCAACTTACTCCTAGACAACCAAATATTGTTGGAAGTGGAATGCCCCTATTTCATCCCATGCAATCACCCGGGAATTCAAGCCAAGGTGTTGAAAGTTTAATGCTTGCGAAAGCTTCATCCATTTCAGAAGCTTCTCAGGCCCAGTATGCCAGAAAAGCTAATCAATCTCCCCGAAAATCTGTAACTCCATCTAGTGATGGGGAGGTGGGAAATTTGTCAACACCTGCTGGTGGACCATTTCCCCAGATGCGACAATCACATGTTGGATTTACAAAGCAGCAACTGCACGTACTTAAAGCACAAATACTTGCATTTAGGCGTCTGAAG GCTTTTTCCTTTGCCCTGCAGAAAGGAGATTCAACTCTGCCACGTGAATTGCTCCAAGCTATTTCCCCTCCACCACTTGATTTAAAGATACAGCAGGTATTGCCCCCTCCTGGGACTGCTAGCAAGGATAGGTCAACTGGAGAGTGTGTAGATGAGCATGTAAAATCTATGGAGTCAACTGAAAAAGTGCCTCAGGTTGTGGCTTTGGCTGCTGGAGCAGGTAAAGTGAAGGAGGAAGTTCTGAGAGATGTCAAGGCAACTTCTTCGGCTGCTAATACGCAAAACACTACACCTGAAACAAAGGTATCAAGATCTGTGGTTCCTCGTGGGAAAGAAGAACATCAAGATGAAGGGTTTTCAGGGAAGTTGGAACATGGGACTGATCTTGGAACACAGACACCTCCTATTAGGAGTGATGTTACTGTAGATAGGGATAAAGCAGTTGCTTCGAAGCCAGTTGTTTCAGAAACAATTCAAGTTAAGAAACCTATTCAAGCAAGCAATGCAACTCAACCCAAGGATACTGGTTCAGCTAGAAAGTACCATGGCCCTTTGTTTGATTTCCCAGTGTTTACTAGGAAACATGACACACTTGGGTCATCTATGatgaacaataataataatctcgTTCTAGCTTATGATATTAAAGATCTTTTCTCCGAGGAAGGTGGAGAGATTTGTAAAAGGAGAAGGGCAGAAAAAATAGGAAAGATTGAAAAATTACTATCTGTAAACTTGGAGAGGAAGAAGTTTAAACCTGATCTTGTTATACGGCTACAAATTGAATCAAAAAAACTtcagcttgtagatcttcaggCACGGTTGAGGGATGAGATTGAGCAACAACAAATAGAGATAATGGCAATGCCTGATAGACCATATCGGAAATTTGTTCGACTATGCGAGCGTCAACGGCTAGAGCTAAACAGGCAATCTCAGGCTAGTCAGAAGGCAGTTAGAGAAAAGCAACTGAAATCCATATTTCAGTGGCGCAAGAAGCTTCTTGAGGCACACTGGATCATCCGCGACGCTCGAATTGCTCGCAATAGGGGAGTTCACAAGTATCATGAAAAAATGCTAAGGGAGTTTTCTAAGAGGAAAGATGATGGCCGTGATAAAAGGATGGAAGCACTGAAAAATAATGACGTGGAAAGATATAGGGAGATGTTGTTGGAACAACAAACTAACATCAACGGTGAGGCTGCAGAAAGATATGCTGTTCTGTCGTCATTCCTGACTCAAACTGAAGAATATCTTCACAAATTAGGAAGTAAAATAACAGCAGCTAAAAATCTTCAGGAGGTTGAGGAGGCAGGCAGTTCTGCCGTCGCCGCAGCACGTGCACAG GGTCTCTCGGAAGAAGAAGTAAGAGCTGCTGCTGCCTGTGCTAGAGAAGAAGTGATGATAAGGAATCGATTCACTGAGATGAATGCACCAAAAGAAAATACATCCGTTAACAA GTATTACAATCTCGCACATGCTGTTAGTGAAAGGGTCACTAGGCAGCCTTCGATGTTACGTGCCGGAACATTACGTGACTATCAGCTT GTTGGTTTGCAGTGGATGTTATCTTTGTACAACAACAAATTAAATGGAATCTTGGCCGACGAGATGGGTCTTGGGAAGACCGTTCAG GTCATGTCCTTGATTGCATATTTAATGGAGTTTAAAGGAAACTATGGTCCACATCTTATCATTGTTCCTAATGCTGTTCTGGTGAACTGGAAG AGTGAATTCCACATTTGGCTTCCAACTGTCTCCTGCATATTTTATGTTGGTGGAAAAGATCAAAGGGCAAAATTGTTTTCTCAA GAAGTCTTAGCGATGAAGTTTAATGTCCTTGTGACAACTTATGAGTTCATTATGTATGATCGGTCAAAACTTTCAAAAGTTGATTGGAAGTATATTATAATTGATGAAGCACAACGAATGAAGGACAGAGAGTCAGTTCTAGCTCGTGATCTTGATAGATATCGATGCCAAAGGCGCTTGCTTCTGACTGGAACACCATTGCAG AATGATCTTAAAGAACTATGGTCCCTTTTAAACCTATTGCTCCCAGAAGTATTTGATAATAGGAAAGCTTTTCACGATTGGTTTTCACAACCATTTCAAAAAGAAGGTCCCACACACAATGCTGAGGATGACTGGCTTGAGACTGAGAAGAAGGTGATAGTTATCCATAGACTTCATCAAATTTTAGAGCCATTTATGCTTAGGCGTCGTGTTGAAGATGTGGAAGGATCACTGCCTCCCAAG GTTTCCATTGTCCTGAAATGCAGAATGTCTTCCATTCAGAGTGTCATATATGACTGGATCAAATCCACAGGTACTCTAAGAGTTGACCCAGAAGATGAAAAGCTCAAAGTTCAGAAGAATCCAATTTATCAGCCAAAAGTTTACAAGACCTTAAATAACAGATGCATGGAGCTAAGGAAATCATGCAATCACCCTTTACTCAACTATCCATATTTTAGTGATATTTCAAAGGATTTTCTTGTGAGATCATGCGGAAAATTGTGGGTTCTGGATAGAGTGTTAATTAAGCTTCATCGAACTGGCCATAGGGTATTGCTATTTAGCACCATGACCAAACTGCTCGACATAGTGGAGGAATATTTGCAATGGAGAAGGCTTGTTTTCAGACGAATCGACGGGACAACTAGTTTGGAAGATCGTGAGAGTGCTATTATGGACTTCAATAGTCCTGATACTGATTGTTTTATATTCTTACTCAGCATTCGTGCTGCTGGACGAGGTTTGAATCTTCAATCTGCTGACACCGTCATCATATATGATCCTGATCCAAACCCAAAAAATGAGGAACAGGCTGTCGCTCGAGCACACCGAATTGGGCAGACTAGGGAGGTAAAAGTCATTTATATGGAAGCTGTGGTAGACAAAATACCAAGCCATCAGAAAGAAGATGAGATCAGGAGTGAAGGTGCAGTTGATTCGGATGACGACCTTGCTGGGAAGGATCGTTATATGGGTTCTATTGAGAGCCTCATTCGGAATAACATCCAACAATATAAGATTGACATGGCTGATGAAGTTATAAATGCTGGTCGTTTTGACCAAAGGACAACACATGAAGAGAGACGCCTGACCTTAGAAACCTTGTTGCATGATGAAGAGAGATACCAAGAAACTGTACACGATGTTCCTTCTCTTCATGAAGTTAATCGGATGATTGCCAGAAGTGATGCGGAAGTAGAGCTCTTTGATCAAATGGATGAGGAACTTGACTGGACAGAAGATATGACTCGGTATGATCAAGTTCCAAAATGGCTTCGAGCAAGCACTAAAGAAGTAAATACCACAATTTCTAATTTATCCAAGAAGTCATCAAAGAATGTCTTCTATGGAGGAGGTGTGGGTTTAGAATCCAGTGACATCGTTCATGAGACCGAGAGAAAGAGGGGGCGTCCCAAGAGGAAAGTTCCTATTTACACTGAATTGGATGACGAAGAAGAAGAATTTTCTGAAGCTAGTTCGGAGGATAGGAATCGATATTCTGTACAAGGAGTAGGAGAAACTGGGGATTTTGAAGATGATGAATCTACTGGGGCTCCACGACTTAATAACGTGCAGTCAGAAGAAGAAAGTCCCGTTTCTGCTGATGGATACCAATCCCAAAGAGCTTTGGAAAGCATCAGAAACAACCATGCACTTGATGAAGCAGGTTCATCTGGATCTTCTTCACACAGTCAAAGGTTATTAAGGATGGTTTCTTCTTCCGCGTCTTCTCAGAAATTTGGATCACTTTCTGCTTTAGATGACAGGTCCAACTCCCGTTCGAAGAAGTCG GTAGATGAATTAGAAGAAGGGGAAATTGCTGCATCTGGTGATTCTCATATTGACCACCAGCAATCTGGTAGCTGGATTCAAGATCGTGATGAAGGTGAAGATGAACAGGTCTTGCAGCCCAAAATTAAACGAAAACGAAGTATTCGGTATCGTCCAAGGCCTGCAGATAGATTAGGAGAGAAATATATTAAGAAGTCATCCCTTCGCCATGAGAATCGTTCTCAATTGCAATTTCAGGTGGAAGGTAGAAATGCATTCCAGGAAAGGGATGAACGTGCACATAATGTTGGAGAACCTAGCTCATTGAAAACTGACAAAAATGATTTATCCATGAAGAACAGGAGTAGTTTACCCTCGAGGAAAACATCTAAAGCTAAATTGCATGGTTCTATGAAATCTGGTGCGGTTAATTATGTATCTACTCCAGATTATACTCAGGAGCAACCAAGGGAAAAATGGGACAATAAATTGAAAAGGCCTACTGGTAGTGGCTATAAAATGTCTGAGGTCATCCAGAGAAAG TGCAAGAATGTCATTAGTAAGCTCCAGAGAAGAATAGATAAAGAAGGTCATCAAATAATACCCTTGCTAACTGAACTTTGGAAAAGAATTGAGAACTCCAATCCTGTGGGTGGGGCAGGGAATAACCTTTTGGACTTTAGAAGGATCGACCTTCGTGTAGACAAATCTGAGTACAGTGGTGTCATGGAGCTTGTATCTGATGTGCAACTTGTGTTGAAGTGTGGTTTGCAGTATTATGGATTCTCTTATGAG GTGAGGTCGGAAGCGAAGAAAGTACACGATCTCTTCTTTGACATCTTGAAGATAGCATTTCCAGACACTGATTTTCGAGAAGCCAGAAATTCCATGTCTTTTTCTGGTCCAATTTCGACACCAGCCAGTGCTTCAAGACAGATGCTTGCTAGTCAGACCAAGCGCCAGAAATTAGTGAAGGATGTGGATTCTGACAATGGTCATTTTCAGAAGCCACAGACTCGAGCAGCCATCCATACTCTGGAGGACACCAAGACCAGAAGTTATATGACACAAAAAGAGCTTCGGCTTGGAAGTAGCAGTAGCCGCGAGCTTAGCCAACAGGATAATGCACACCCGTTTACTCATCCTGGGGACTTCGTTATCTGCAAAAAGAAGAGGAAAGACAGGGAAAAATCAGCAGTGAAGGCAGGGAATAGGTCAGCAGGTCCTCTGTCACCTATTGGCCTTGGCCTTAATATTAAAAGTCCAAGCTCATTTTCTGGCACCAAAGATATGGGATTGATGCAGCAAATTGGTGCACAACAAAGTCGAGCTGCCCTTTCTCCTCAACAAGGGAATAGTGGTGGTAGTGCTGTTGGATGGGCGAATCCTGTAAAGAGAATGAGAACCGATGCTGGAAAGAGGCGCCCAAGCCATTTATGA